In a genomic window of Neisseria flavescens:
- a CDS encoding pseudouridine synthase codes for MQNNDFETMRLSKRMAQLGLCSRREADSYIEQGWVKVNGQTAVLGQKVTELDRIDLNKQAHEKQAARVTIILNKPVGYVSAQAEKGYKSAAELITANNHWEDDDSRIPFSEKHKFGLAPAGRLDIDSVGLLVLTQDGRIAKQLIGENSNSEKEYLVRVRGKLDDKGLALLNHGLSLDGEKLRPAKVEWQNEDQLRFILRQGKKRQIRRMCELVGLRVVGLKRIRMGKVKLGRLPPGKWRYLRADESF; via the coding sequence ATGCAAAACAACGATTTCGAAACCATGCGCCTCTCCAAACGCATGGCGCAATTGGGCTTATGCTCGCGCCGCGAGGCAGACAGCTACATCGAGCAAGGCTGGGTCAAAGTCAACGGACAAACCGCCGTACTCGGTCAAAAAGTCACCGAGCTCGACCGCATCGACCTCAACAAACAAGCCCATGAAAAACAAGCTGCGCGCGTCACCATCATTCTGAACAAACCCGTCGGCTACGTCAGCGCGCAGGCAGAAAAAGGCTATAAATCCGCCGCCGAACTCATTACCGCCAACAACCATTGGGAAGACGATGACAGCCGTATCCCTTTCAGCGAAAAGCACAAATTCGGTTTGGCCCCCGCCGGCCGCCTGGATATCGACTCCGTCGGATTGTTGGTACTCACTCAGGACGGCCGCATTGCCAAACAACTGATTGGCGAAAACAGCAACAGCGAAAAAGAATACCTCGTCCGCGTCCGCGGCAAACTGGACGACAAAGGCCTCGCCCTGCTCAACCACGGCTTGAGTTTGGACGGAGAAAAATTGCGTCCCGCCAAAGTCGAATGGCAAAACGAAGACCAGTTGCGCTTTATTTTGCGACAAGGCAAAAAACGCCAAATCCGCCGCATGTGCGAACTGGTCGGTCTGCGTGTCGTCGGTTTGAAACGCATCCGTATGGGCAAAGTCAAACTCGGCAGACTGCCGCCGG